From Leptolyngbya sp. KIOST-1, one genomic window encodes:
- a CDS encoding hybrid sensor histidine kinase/response regulator, translating to MVPFVSQVALAVGLTGWFSLLNGEKAIAELVTQLHLHLASQVTHHLEDRLALPILINELNTDAINTGRLDLSNFEQIEQTFHRQIKLFDVGYINFANPQGEFIGIERSSNGQILINETRQPFLSRMSIYQTDAEGNRIGLMEVSHDQPPVVEEAWYADAIAAQAPAWSSIYQWDDKPEIMSISSSYPIYDEDNTLQGVIGVDLLISDLNQFLRDLDSGGEIFIVERSGLLVASSKPEPFFANNADNSRSYAVESKHLLIQKAAKCLLNKYGSFSEIKSSQQFDFPVLGKRDFLQVTPWQDSYGLDWLIVIVVPRSNFMEQINANTRTTVLLCLLALISAIFLGLITSRWMSQYIHRLVKVTQEIADGNLEQTVDSQPIQELDDLAQTVNQMALELKESFFELEDRVAQRTAELLEAKNTAEMASRAKSEFLESISHELRTPLNAILGVTQVFQSSDSLSPEDQENWQIIYRNGNHLLALINDLLAIAKIGKYQMELASDRFDQRLTPQFSDSEQLDKPPVDLDLKGYLTQMSPDWIDQLHCAAIKGLDHDIIYLISQIPAELSLLAFSLTAWAKDFRFENIIDLIQKIKEDYE from the coding sequence GTGGTTCCCTTTGTTTCGCAGGTAGCTTTAGCGGTGGGTTTGACCGGTTGGTTCTCACTCCTGAATGGTGAAAAAGCCATTGCTGAACTTGTTACTCAACTACATCTTCACCTGGCCAGCCAAGTTACGCATCACCTTGAAGATCGTTTGGCTTTACCTATTTTGATTAATGAGCTAAATACAGATGCGATCAACACTGGCCGCTTAGATCTGAGTAACTTTGAACAGATCGAACAAACATTTCACCGCCAAATAAAATTGTTCGACGTAGGTTATATCAATTTTGCTAACCCTCAAGGAGAGTTCATTGGTATTGAGCGGTCGAGCAACGGTCAAATACTAATCAACGAAACGCGCCAACCGTTCTTATCCAGAATGTCTATTTACCAAACCGATGCAGAGGGGAACCGCATAGGGCTAATGGAGGTTAGCCATGATCAGCCTCCAGTGGTAGAGGAAGCCTGGTATGCTGACGCGATTGCGGCCCAAGCACCCGCCTGGAGTAGTATCTACCAGTGGGATGACAAACCTGAAATCATGTCTATTTCATCTAGCTATCCTATTTATGATGAGGACAATACTCTGCAGGGAGTAATTGGCGTCGACTTGCTGATTTCCGACTTAAACCAATTCTTGAGAGATTTAGATTCTGGTGGAGAAATATTTATTGTTGAGCGCAGTGGTTTGCTAGTAGCCAGCTCAAAACCAGAACCTTTTTTTGCTAATAATGCCGACAATAGTCGTTCTTATGCTGTTGAAAGCAAACATCTTCTAATCCAAAAGGCAGCGAAATGTTTGCTTAATAAATATGGCAGTTTTAGCGAGATTAAGTCTAGTCAGCAGTTTGACTTTCCCGTTTTAGGGAAGCGAGACTTTCTTCAGGTGACTCCTTGGCAGGATTCCTATGGCTTAGACTGGCTAATCGTAATTGTAGTGCCCAGATCAAATTTTATGGAGCAGATTAATGCCAATACGCGCACTACAGTGCTGCTGTGTTTGCTAGCTTTAATATCTGCTATTTTTCTGGGTCTGATAACTTCACGATGGATGAGCCAGTATATCCATCGTTTGGTGAAAGTTACCCAGGAGATTGCTGACGGAAATCTCGAGCAAACAGTTGATAGCCAACCTATCCAAGAGCTAGATGATTTAGCTCAGACCGTCAATCAAATGGCTCTGGAATTAAAGGAATCTTTTTTTGAACTTGAAGATCGAGTTGCCCAACGCACCGCTGAACTCTTAGAAGCAAAAAATACTGCTGAGATGGCTAGTCGTGCGAAAAGCGAGTTTTTGGAGTCTATCAGCCATGAGTTGAGAACCCCTCTCAATGCTATTTTAGGCGTTACCCAGGTGTTTCAGAGCAGTGATTCTCTCAGCCCTGAAGACCAGGAAAACTGGCAAATAATCTATCGAAACGGCAACCATTTGCTGGCACTAATTAATGACCTACTAGCAATCGCGAAAATTGGCAAATATCAAATGGAGCTAGCGAGCGATCGGTTTGACCAACGGTTGACGCCGCAGTTTTCCGATAGCGAACAATTGGACAAGCCACCTGTAGATCTAGACCTTAAAGGCTACCTGACGCAGATGTCCCCTGATTGGATTGATCAGCTTCACTGCGCTGCTATAAAGGGGCTTGATCACGATATCATTTATCTTATTAGTCAAATTCCAGCAGAACTTTCTTTGTTGGCTTTTAGCTTAACTGCCTGGGCCAAGGACTTTCGGTTTGAAAACATAATTGATTTAATTCAAAAAATAAAAGAAGATTATGAATAA
- a CDS encoding response regulator — translation MNKVANLSSYSQDSKRVDILLVDDTPDNLRVLSAMLTNQGYEVRKALSGQRAIASVQADPPDLILLDIKMPEMDGYRVCQHLKADPKTRDVPIIFISALDDATDKVRAFAAGGVDYVTKPFQEMEVLARIEHQLCIQRLQQQLIEHNRELVRSNRELEQFAYVVSHDLQQPLQGITGFAKIMQLTYQETLDEAALDYLNRIYNSGSRMQILIQELLSYSKVGVGDKAMIPVDVKEVLKQVLDNLHSDIIQGEISVDYESLPTVLGYEAQLIQLLQNLISNAIKFVHPGTPPKIEISVREDGNHWLFQIRDHGIGIESHNLEKVFDIFRRTQAAEHYPGTGIGLATCKKIVENHGGRIWVTSQPGVGTTFFFTLLPCSGYVG, via the coding sequence ATGAATAAGGTAGCCAACCTAAGCAGCTATTCTCAAGACAGCAAGAGAGTAGATATTTTACTCGTAGATGACACCCCGGACAATCTGCGAGTATTGTCTGCCATGTTAACAAACCAAGGGTATGAGGTTCGTAAGGCTTTAAGTGGGCAGCGGGCGATCGCCTCTGTCCAAGCCGACCCGCCAGATTTAATTTTGCTCGACATCAAAATGCCTGAAATGGATGGCTATAGGGTTTGTCAGCATTTGAAGGCAGACCCCAAAACCCGAGATGTACCCATTATTTTTATCAGTGCGCTAGACGATGCTACAGATAAGGTTAGGGCTTTTGCGGCGGGAGGGGTTGACTATGTTACCAAGCCTTTTCAAGAAATGGAGGTCCTAGCCCGAATTGAGCACCAGCTCTGTATTCAGAGACTACAGCAACAGTTGATAGAGCACAATCGAGAACTTGTTCGCTCCAATCGAGAGTTAGAGCAATTTGCCTATGTCGTTTCCCACGACCTGCAGCAGCCGCTGCAAGGCATTACTGGATTTGCAAAAATTATGCAGCTAACCTACCAAGAGACTCTGGATGAGGCAGCTTTAGACTATCTCAACCGGATCTACAACTCCGGTAGTCGAATGCAGATTCTAATCCAAGAGCTATTGTCCTACTCCAAGGTAGGGGTCGGAGATAAGGCGATGATTCCGGTTGATGTTAAAGAGGTTTTGAAGCAGGTCTTAGATAATCTTCACAGCGATATTATCCAGGGTGAAATTAGCGTTGACTATGAATCGCTTCCCACGGTGCTGGGTTATGAAGCTCAGCTAATTCAGTTGTTGCAAAATCTTATTAGCAACGCTATTAAATTTGTCCATCCTGGGACGCCCCCAAAAATTGAAATTTCTGTGCGGGAGGATGGTAATCACTGGCTATTTCAGATTCGCGATCATGGTATAGGTATTGAGTCCCATAACCTTGAAAAAGTTTTTGATATCTTTCGAAGAACCCAGGCTGCGGAACATTATCCAGGCACTGGCATTGGCCTAGCTACCTGTAAAAAAATTGTTGAGAACCACGGTGGACGAATTTGGGTTACGTCTCAGCCAGGCGTAGGAACGACGTTCTTTTTCACGCTGTTGCCCTGTTCAGGTTACGTTGGATGA
- a CDS encoding EAL domain-containing protein translates to MLQSLKMEKTSTEVVDGNACEVVASNQSSIQELEYYSRIGKPSRHALIVCDSNTIRIFPLEKEKLTIGRHNSNDIVLQYKGVSRHHAVIQAIGETCWIADGNEQGKPSMNGLAINGVVRKSQQLQDGDLIVICRGVYSLFVKLEDGDRSPLGYKNFKKFLLACMHQEQLSDLPAKVLSQTISPEFVVCLDEIGTILSFKEALDIQDLSLFRLFKHNIGRPIDHVLASADEYKVIKAIQDIKSMKPVEPIICELITDQENSFYEVQITAVRPNVFAAKFKHTPQKSSLEEKLLHDVRHDALTQLPNRTLFLRKVSRLIQAHREKETIPLYAILFIDLDRFKLVNDSFGHLVGDQFLVQVSERLKACMRPSDLIARLGGDEFSILLEDLNSTDESIEIAMRIQREISKPLSLNGHEVFPSASIGIATSDLRYQCVEDILRDADTAMYQAKFSGRSRYVVFNHHMQGKAMDSLKLDGDLRRALQNQEFCMVYQPIVALKGQTLMGFEALIRWHHPERGLLSPSEFIAQAEENGLITEIGTWALDAVCAQMQAWNQISPECQELSVSINISSQQMADARLLKTIQMMLDKYAIRSEQLKLEITESIVMDNSQSAVDIFNQLRQLGVQIYIDDFGTGYSSLSYLHRFPIDALKIDRSFIASIDGSDETTSLSITQSIIGLAHNLGVKVVAEGIETVRHLLYLEASQCDYGQGYLFAKPLDVSQATAMIQAPDRRVWHYGDH, encoded by the coding sequence ATGTTACAAAGCTTAAAAATGGAAAAAACTTCAACGGAAGTAGTTGATGGAAATGCCTGTGAAGTCGTTGCATCTAACCAAAGTAGTATTCAGGAATTAGAATACTACTCTAGAATTGGCAAGCCCAGTAGGCATGCATTGATCGTTTGCGATAGTAATACGATTCGGATTTTTCCCCTGGAAAAGGAAAAGCTAACCATTGGTCGCCATAATAGCAACGATATTGTTCTGCAGTATAAGGGGGTTTCTCGCCACCATGCCGTCATTCAGGCTATAGGTGAAACCTGCTGGATTGCCGATGGCAATGAGCAGGGAAAACCAAGTATGAATGGCCTGGCCATCAATGGTGTAGTGCGTAAGTCTCAACAGCTTCAGGATGGTGATCTAATTGTCATTTGTCGGGGTGTTTATTCACTATTTGTCAAACTTGAGGATGGCGATCGCAGTCCACTTGGTTATAAAAACTTTAAGAAGTTCCTGCTTGCCTGCATGCATCAGGAGCAATTATCTGATTTGCCTGCAAAAGTCCTATCGCAAACCATATCCCCAGAGTTCGTAGTATGCCTGGACGAAATAGGCACTATTTTATCCTTTAAAGAGGCTTTAGATATTCAAGATCTAAGCCTTTTTCGCCTATTCAAGCACAATATAGGTCGGCCTATTGACCACGTACTTGCTTCTGCTGATGAGTACAAGGTTATTAAGGCTATACAAGACATCAAAAGCATGAAGCCTGTTGAGCCCATTATTTGCGAGTTAATTACTGATCAGGAAAATAGCTTTTATGAAGTGCAGATTACGGCTGTGCGTCCTAACGTATTTGCCGCAAAATTCAAGCATACTCCTCAGAAAAGCTCTTTGGAAGAAAAGCTTTTGCACGATGTTCGTCATGATGCTCTGACTCAGTTGCCCAATCGCACATTATTTTTGAGAAAAGTTTCACGCCTGATTCAGGCCCATAGAGAGAAGGAAACCATTCCTCTATACGCCATTTTATTTATCGATCTCGATCGCTTTAAACTGGTGAATGACAGCTTTGGACACCTGGTTGGCGATCAGTTCTTAGTCCAGGTCTCTGAACGACTGAAGGCTTGTATGCGTCCCTCCGATCTGATCGCTAGACTTGGCGGAGATGAGTTTTCAATTTTATTGGAAGACCTAAACAGCACCGATGAAAGCATAGAGATCGCGATGCGAATTCAGCGAGAAATTTCAAAGCCCCTCAGTTTGAATGGACATGAGGTTTTTCCCAGCGCCAGCATTGGCATTGCGACCAGTGATTTGCGCTATCAGTGCGTAGAAGATATTTTGCGAGATGCAGATACCGCCATGTATCAGGCCAAGTTTTCAGGGCGGTCTCGCTATGTGGTGTTTAATCATCACATGCAGGGCAAAGCGATGGACAGTTTGAAGTTGGACGGCGATTTGAGACGAGCGCTGCAAAATCAAGAGTTCTGCATGGTTTATCAGCCCATTGTTGCCCTCAAGGGGCAAACTTTAATGGGATTTGAAGCACTGATTCGCTGGCATCATCCAGAACGGGGGCTGCTGAGTCCATCGGAATTTATTGCCCAGGCTGAGGAAAATGGCTTGATCACCGAGATTGGCACCTGGGCTTTAGACGCGGTTTGTGCCCAAATGCAGGCCTGGAACCAGATTTCACCGGAGTGTCAAGAGCTGTCGGTCAGTATCAATATCTCGTCTCAGCAGATGGCCGACGCCCGGTTACTGAAGACAATTCAAATGATGCTGGATAAGTATGCTATTCGCTCGGAGCAGCTGAAGCTTGAAATCACCGAAAGTATTGTGATGGACAACAGTCAATCAGCGGTCGATATCTTTAACCAGCTCAGGCAGCTGGGGGTGCAAATCTATATTGACGATTTTGGTACCGGCTATTCCTCGCTGAGCTACCTGCATCGATTCCCCATTGATGCCCTAAAAATCGATCGCTCGTTTATTGCCAGCATCGACGGTTCTGACGAAACAACCAGCCTCAGCATTACCCAGTCTATCATCGGCCTAGCTCACAACCTGGGGGTTAAGGTCGTAGCTGAGGGGATCGAAACGGTGCGGCACTTGCTTTACCTCGAGGCATCGCAGTGCGACTATGGCCAGGGCTACTTGTTTGCCAAACCCCTAGACGTATCCCAGGCTACTGCCATGATTCAAGCTCCAGATCGGCGGGTATGGCACTACGGCGATCACTAG
- a CDS encoding putative bifunctional diguanylate cyclase/phosphodiesterase: MMKPISILVIDDDPNNFDVIETLLDDQDYQLQYVSSGVAAIESLDYLNPDLILLDVMMPDLDGIEVCQRIRAMPEHAAIPIIMVTALSEKQDLARCFGAGANDFISKPVSGLELTARVRSMLLLREQYQQLEAINTHLEAKVLERTAQLQAIILQDDLTRLPSRVCLTQNLADLLRAKAADFAVVYLDCDQFKLINGSFGYAVSNQLLIAIAERLKPHLAAGDLLARLSGNEFCFLLRQIDGVPSLEPRVQGILKSFDTPFAVAGIDIFITACVGIALANSAYQYPEQPLQDASIAMYQAKQQGAGSYQFFCPEMHQTMVQRLALESDLKRALERQEFVVYYQPIVRLKTFALVGLEALVRWQHPERGLIAPGEFIPLMETTGLVVPVGLLILRQACQQLYRWQQQGWSELTVSVNLSVRQFACSTLLDDIDQILAETQINPARLKLEITESAIMDNAETAIGIVEALRSRQIQISIDDFGTGYSSLGYLHRFSVNDLKVDRSFTNQIQVSESKYKVVDTIVTLGQQLGLTVTAEGIETEPQLRRLQQLNCELGQGYLFSKPLPAADIDTHLQSNPVNNALLKPAGMTLA, from the coding sequence ATGATGAAGCCGATCTCAATTCTGGTGATTGACGATGACCCTAACAATTTTGACGTCATCGAAACGCTGTTAGATGACCAGGACTATCAGCTGCAGTATGTCAGCAGCGGCGTAGCGGCGATTGAGTCCCTCGACTACCTCAATCCCGACCTGATTTTGCTGGATGTCATGATGCCCGACCTCGACGGCATTGAAGTGTGCCAGCGGATCAGGGCCATGCCAGAGCATGCCGCCATTCCAATTATTATGGTGACGGCTCTGAGTGAAAAGCAGGATCTGGCCCGCTGCTTTGGGGCCGGAGCCAACGACTTTATCAGCAAGCCTGTCAGCGGTCTGGAGTTGACCGCCCGGGTGCGGTCGATGCTGCTGCTGCGCGAACAGTACCAGCAACTGGAGGCCATCAATACCCATCTGGAAGCCAAGGTGCTGGAGCGCACGGCTCAGCTGCAAGCCATCATCCTCCAGGATGACCTGACCCGGCTGCCCAGTCGAGTTTGCCTCACCCAGAACCTGGCCGATTTGCTGCGGGCCAAAGCCGCAGACTTTGCCGTGGTCTACCTCGATTGTGACCAGTTCAAGCTGATCAACGGCTCCTTTGGCTATGCCGTTAGCAACCAGCTGCTGATCGCGATCGCCGAACGGCTGAAGCCGCACTTAGCCGCAGGAGACTTGCTAGCCCGGCTGAGCGGCAACGAGTTTTGCTTTTTGCTGCGCCAGATCGACGGTGTCCCCAGCCTCGAACCCCGAGTGCAGGGCATTTTAAAAAGCTTTGATACCCCCTTTGCCGTCGCTGGAATCGACATTTTCATCACCGCCTGCGTGGGCATCGCCCTGGCCAACAGCGCCTACCAGTACCCCGAACAACCGCTGCAGGATGCCAGCATTGCCATGTATCAGGCCAAACAGCAGGGGGCCGGCAGCTATCAATTTTTCTGTCCCGAAATGCATCAGACCATGGTGCAGCGTCTAGCCCTGGAGAGCGATCTCAAGCGCGCCCTGGAACGCCAGGAATTTGTGGTGTACTACCAGCCCATTGTTCGACTCAAAACGTTTGCGCTGGTTGGGTTAGAAGCTCTGGTGCGCTGGCAGCACCCCGAGCGCGGTCTGATCGCGCCGGGGGAATTCATTCCGCTGATGGAAACGACTGGCCTGGTGGTCCCCGTGGGCCTTCTCATTCTCAGGCAGGCTTGCCAACAGCTATACCGCTGGCAGCAGCAGGGCTGGAGCGAGTTGACTGTCAGCGTCAATCTGTCGGTGCGGCAGTTTGCCTGCTCTACCCTCCTCGACGACATTGATCAAATCCTGGCCGAAACCCAGATCAACCCCGCCCGGCTCAAGCTAGAGATCACCGAAAGCGCCATCATGGACAACGCCGAAACCGCTATTGGCATTGTCGAAGCCCTGCGATCGCGCCAGATTCAAATCAGCATCGACGATTTCGGTACCGGCTACTCGTCCCTGGGCTACCTGCACCGGTTCTCGGTCAACGATCTCAAAGTCGACCGATCCTTTACCAACCAAATTCAGGTCTCTGAGTCGAAATACAAGGTGGTGGATACCATCGTCACCCTGGGCCAGCAGCTGGGCCTGACCGTCACCGCCGAAGGCATTGAAACTGAGCCCCAGCTGCGCCGTCTCCAGCAGCTTAACTGTGAACTGGGACAGGGATACCTTTTCTCTAAGCCCCTCCCGGCGGCCGACATCGACACTCACCTACAGTCGAACCCGGTGAACAATGCCCTGTTGAAACCAGCGGGAATGACGCTAGCTTGA